In Sedimenticola thiotaurini, the following proteins share a genomic window:
- a CDS encoding respiratory nitrate reductase subunit gamma, whose amino-acid sequence MSTVYALLFIVATVVLVVGLARKIVQYAKTPAPLKIPTTPAPVTQSGVVMRMFREVVFFESLFKSTKWTWIFGWLFHMALFVVLLRHLRYFMDPVWLPIQLIQPIGVYAGFAMLIGLAGLLARRIFVDRVRYISAPSDYLWLLVLLFIGISGLMMKFVAHTDIVMVKQFFTGLMGFSIGTLPIDLPLIIHLSLVLVLMILFPFSKLLHVPGIFFSPTRNQVDNPREKRHLADWAKAMEE is encoded by the coding sequence ATGTCCACTGTCTATGCGTTGCTGTTTATCGTAGCGACTGTCGTGCTGGTAGTTGGCCTGGCAAGAAAGATTGTCCAGTATGCCAAGACGCCGGCCCCGTTAAAGATTCCTACCACCCCGGCCCCGGTAACCCAGTCCGGAGTGGTGATGCGCATGTTTCGTGAAGTGGTGTTTTTTGAAAGTCTTTTCAAGAGCACCAAATGGACCTGGATATTCGGGTGGTTGTTTCACATGGCGCTATTCGTTGTGTTGTTGCGACACCTGCGCTACTTCATGGACCCGGTCTGGCTGCCGATACAACTGATCCAGCCGATTGGGGTTTACGCCGGTTTCGCCATGCTTATCGGCCTGGCCGGGCTGCTGGCTCGCCGCATCTTTGTTGATCGTGTCCGCTACATATCGGCACCGTCCGATTATCTCTGGCTGCTGGTATTGTTGTTTATCGGCATCAGCGGTCTGATGATGAAGTTTGTAGCACACACCGATATCGTCATGGTGAAGCAGTTTTTCACCGGTCTGATGGGTTTCAGTATCGGTACATTGCCCATCGATCTTCCATTGATAATTCATCTGTCGCTCGTCCTGGTGCTGATGATCCTGTTCCCGTTCAGCAAACTGCTGCATGTCCCAGGTATCTTTTTCAGCCCGACCCGCAACCAGGTGGATAACCCCCGTGAAAAGCGTCACCTCGCCGACTGGGCGAAGGCGATGGAAGAATAA
- the nrfD gene encoding NrfD/PsrC family molybdoenzyme membrane anchor subunit — protein sequence MIKTKYRELYCSSPRYWGGLASLVFLILLGMGAAYYMEHNGHFVTGMSNQIVWGLPHVFAIFLIVAASGALNVASIGSVFGGPLYKPLGRFSGLLAIGLLAGGLVVLLLDLGRPDRLIVAITTYNFKSIFAWNIILYTGFFTIVGLYLWAMMDRKFEKFKTPIGFAAFFWRLALTTGTGSIFGFLVAREAYDAAIMAPMFIIMSFSYGLAFFIITLMAAYWWADRTIGDLRLARLKNLLGVFVGSVLYFALVYHLTNLYVTQHHGVERFILLDGGIYTAMFWIGQVVIGGIIPLFLLYSPAFATSRFAIAVASMLVLIGGFFQIYVIVIGGQAFPMNLFPGKEVLESSFFDGVVAAYSPTLAEGLLGFAGVVVAMTLVAIGARMLRVLPESLEDPADAECV from the coding sequence ATGATAAAAACCAAATACCGCGAGCTCTACTGTAGTTCACCCCGTTACTGGGGCGGTCTCGCCTCCCTCGTATTTCTCATTCTGTTGGGCATGGGTGCCGCTTACTACATGGAGCACAATGGCCATTTCGTGACCGGCATGAGTAACCAGATTGTCTGGGGGTTGCCGCACGTTTTTGCCATATTCCTGATCGTTGCCGCATCCGGGGCGCTGAACGTCGCCTCCATCGGCTCTGTGTTCGGTGGACCCCTGTACAAACCGCTGGGGCGGTTTTCCGGCCTGTTGGCGATTGGCCTGCTGGCTGGTGGCCTGGTGGTGCTGCTGCTGGATCTGGGGCGCCCTGACCGCCTGATCGTGGCCATTACCACCTATAATTTCAAATCCATCTTCGCCTGGAACATTATCCTCTATACCGGCTTCTTTACCATTGTCGGGCTCTATCTCTGGGCCATGATGGATCGCAAGTTCGAAAAGTTTAAGACGCCGATTGGCTTTGCTGCGTTCTTCTGGCGTCTGGCGTTAACCACCGGTACCGGTTCCATTTTCGGCTTCCTGGTGGCCCGGGAGGCTTACGATGCCGCCATCATGGCGCCGATGTTTATCATCATGTCCTTCAGCTACGGTCTGGCGTTTTTCATTATCACGCTGATGGCCGCCTACTGGTGGGCCGACCGTACCATCGGGGATCTGCGGCTGGCCAGGTTGAAGAACCTGCTGGGTGTGTTTGTCGGCTCAGTGCTCTATTTTGCGCTGGTCTATCATCTCACCAACCTCTATGTCACACAGCATCACGGCGTGGAGCGTTTCATCCTGCTGGATGGGGGCATCTACACAGCCATGTTCTGGATCGGGCAAGTGGTTATCGGCGGCATCATTCCCCTGTTCCTGCTCTATTCACCGGCCTTTGCCACCTCCCGCTTCGCCATAGCGGTGGCCTCTATGCTGGTGCTGATTGGTGGCTTTTTCCAGATCTATGTGATCGTGATTGGCGGCCAGGCGTTCCCGATGAACCTGTTCCCGGGTAAAGAGGTACTGGAGAGCAGCTTCTTTGATGGCGTTGTAGCCGCCTACTCGCCCACGCTGGCGGAAGGGCTGCTGGGATTTGCCGGAGTGGTGGTGGCCATGACGCTGGTCGCTATCGGCGCCCGTATGCTGCGGGTGTTGCCGGAGAGTCTGGAAGATCCCGCCGACGCTGAATGCGTCTGA
- a CDS encoding TusE/DsrC/DsvC family sulfur relay protein, whose protein sequence is MAIEVNGKTFETDEEGYLVNLSDWEPGVAEEMAKEDDLELTEEHWDIINFLREYYEEYQIAPAVRVLTKAVGKKLGKEKGNSKYLYALFPYGPGKQACRFAGLPKPTGCI, encoded by the coding sequence ATGGCAATTGAAGTCAACGGCAAAACTTTTGAGACGGATGAAGAGGGTTATCTGGTCAATCTGTCTGATTGGGAGCCCGGCGTGGCCGAAGAGATGGCCAAGGAAGATGACCTGGAACTGACCGAGGAGCACTGGGATATCATCAACTTCCTGCGCGAATACTATGAAGAGTACCAGATCGCCCCGGCGGTACGTGTACTGACCAAGGCGGTCGGCAAGAAACTGGGCAAGGAAAAAGGTAACAGCAAATATCTGTACGCCCTGTTCCCCTACGGCCCTGGCAAACAGGCATGCCGCTTTGCTGGCCTGCCCAAGCCTACCGGTTGTATCTAA
- the dsrK gene encoding sulfate reduction electron transfer complex DsrMKJOP subunit DsrK, producing the protein MAKAEFDVPELQEYVEVPELVEGTMAHLSPFVAKPDHNTALGFPGELVDDWHDKVLDKLDDLRSRYRSLQVYLDACVKCGACTDKCHYYLSTKDPKNMPVGRQDLLRKVYRRYNTFAGKYFPWLVGAKDLTRETLDEWYSYYHQCSQCRRCSVFCPYGIDTAEISMAAREILDSVGYGQKYCNEIIAKVHDKGNNLGLPGPAILDTLEGLEEDVFDETGVEVKYPLDVKGAEILLVTPSADFFAEPHVDGLIGYGKVFHEAGVSWTLSTTASEAGNFGMFIGSYENMRRVALRIRQAALELGVKRIVFGECGHAWRVAYSFLNTLAGPFDFLDPRYPVPQHICEFTYDLIQQGKLKFDKSANDDMTLTFHDSCNVARATRMGDKPGGQFDIPRAVIKAVCNNYVDMDHETIGEKTFCCGGGGGLLTDDLMEVRVKGALPRMTALQNVIKDEGVTHMAAICAICKSQFTKVLPYYGMDMDQIVSVHQLVSNAIILTGQKTDEDETDADDDA; encoded by the coding sequence ATGGCTAAGGCAGAATTCGATGTACCGGAGCTCCAGGAATATGTGGAAGTGCCGGAACTCGTGGAAGGCACAATGGCGCATCTCAGCCCGTTTGTGGCCAAACCGGATCACAACACCGCGCTGGGTTTTCCGGGCGAGCTGGTGGATGACTGGCATGACAAGGTGCTGGATAAACTGGACGACCTGCGTTCACGCTACCGCTCCCTGCAGGTCTATCTGGATGCCTGTGTAAAATGTGGTGCCTGCACCGACAAGTGTCACTACTACCTCAGCACCAAGGATCCGAAGAACATGCCCGTTGGGCGTCAGGATCTGCTGCGCAAGGTCTATCGCCGTTATAACACCTTTGCCGGCAAGTACTTCCCCTGGCTGGTGGGAGCCAAGGACCTGACCCGGGAGACCCTGGACGAGTGGTACAGCTACTACCACCAGTGCTCCCAGTGCCGCCGTTGTTCGGTGTTCTGTCCCTACGGAATCGATACTGCGGAGATCTCCATGGCTGCCCGTGAGATTCTGGACAGTGTGGGCTACGGTCAGAAGTACTGTAACGAGATCATCGCCAAGGTGCATGACAAGGGTAACAACCTGGGTCTGCCGGGACCGGCAATTCTGGATACCCTGGAGGGACTGGAAGAGGATGTCTTCGACGAGACCGGCGTGGAAGTCAAGTATCCGCTGGATGTGAAGGGAGCGGAAATCCTCCTGGTGACCCCGTCTGCGGATTTCTTCGCTGAGCCCCATGTGGATGGGCTGATCGGCTACGGCAAAGTGTTCCATGAAGCTGGCGTGAGCTGGACCCTGAGTACCACCGCTTCCGAGGCGGGCAACTTCGGCATGTTTATCGGCAGCTACGAAAACATGCGTCGGGTGGCGCTACGCATCCGCCAGGCCGCCCTCGAACTGGGTGTGAAACGGATTGTGTTCGGTGAGTGCGGTCACGCCTGGCGTGTTGCCTACTCGTTCCTGAACACCCTGGCCGGACCGTTCGATTTTCTTGATCCCCGCTATCCGGTACCGCAGCACATCTGCGAGTTTACCTATGACCTGATCCAGCAGGGCAAACTGAAGTTTGACAAATCTGCCAACGATGACATGACCCTGACCTTCCACGACTCCTGCAACGTGGCCCGTGCGACACGCATGGGCGACAAGCCGGGTGGACAGTTCGATATCCCCCGGGCAGTGATCAAAGCGGTCTGTAACAACTACGTGGATATGGACCACGAAACCATCGGCGAGAAGACTTTCTGCTGTGGTGGTGGCGGTGGTCTGCTGACCGACGACCTGATGGAGGTCCGGGTGAAAGGCGCATTGCCAAGGATGACGGCATTGCAGAACGTGATCAAGGATGAGGGGGTAACGCACATGGCCGCCATCTGCGCTATTTGTAAAAGCCAGTTTACCAAGGTGCTGCCGTACTACGGCATGGACATGGATCAGATTGTCAGTGTCCATCAGCTGGTCAGCAATGCCATCATCCTCACCGGGCAGAAGACCGATGAAGATGAAACCGATGCGGACGATGACGCTTAA
- the tusC gene encoding sulfurtransferase complex subunit TusC, translating to MSEEEMMDDEVVKKFMFVNRRAPYGSIYALESLEVVLIAAAFDQDVSLVFSDDGVFQLKKGQETEGVGMKNFSPTYRALEMYDVEKLYVSKASMDERGLTKDDLIVDVEVLGDEALADLMDDQDVIFSF from the coding sequence ATGTCCGAAGAAGAGATGATGGACGACGAGGTCGTCAAAAAGTTCATGTTCGTCAACCGGCGTGCTCCTTATGGTTCCATTTATGCACTGGAGTCACTTGAGGTGGTGCTGATCGCCGCCGCATTTGATCAGGATGTGAGCCTGGTATTCAGCGATGATGGTGTCTTCCAGTTGAAGAAGGGGCAGGAAACCGAAGGCGTGGGCATGAAGAACTTCTCACCCACATACCGGGCTCTGGAAATGTACGACGTCGAGAAGCTGTATGTATCCAAGGCATCGATGGACGAGCGCGGCCTGACCAAGGACGACCTGATCGTCGATGTCGAGGTGCTGGGTGATGAGGCGCTGGCGGACCTTATGGATGACCAAGATGTCATCTTCAGTTTCTAA
- the tusB gene encoding sulfurtransferase complex subunit TusB — MSILHTVNKSPFEKSSLDSCLKLAKAGSGVLLIEDGVYGALKGTAREAQIKEAAQNLKLYVLGPDLNARGMTGERVIDGIEIVDYAGFVDLAADHDKVNAWL; from the coding sequence ATGAGTATTTTACATACGGTAAACAAATCACCATTCGAGAAGAGTTCTCTCGACAGCTGCCTGAAACTGGCCAAGGCCGGTAGCGGTGTCCTTCTGATCGAGGATGGCGTTTACGGGGCACTAAAGGGTACCGCCAGGGAGGCTCAAATCAAGGAAGCAGCCCAGAACCTGAAGCTCTACGTTCTGGGCCCGGACCTGAATGCCCGGGGCATGACCGGGGAGCGGGTGATCGATGGCATCGAGATTGTTGACTATGCCGGTTTTGTTGACCTTGCAGCGGATCATGACAAGGTCAATGCGTGGCTCTAG
- the tusD gene encoding sulfurtransferase complex subunit TusD — protein sequence MKFAVQVNEGPYQHQASDSAYQFTKAALEKGHEIFRVFFYHDGVNNATKLTTPPQDDRNIVDRWSELAQQHNLDLVVCVAAAQRRGIVDEGEAKRNGKDAENIAPGFRISGLGQLVEAGIQADRLVVFGD from the coding sequence ATGAAATTTGCGGTTCAAGTAAATGAGGGTCCTTATCAGCACCAGGCGTCTGATTCGGCCTACCAGTTCACCAAGGCCGCCCTGGAGAAGGGGCACGAGATCTTTCGTGTCTTCTTCTACCATGACGGTGTGAACAACGCGACCAAACTGACCACACCGCCCCAGGACGATCGAAATATTGTTGATCGCTGGAGCGAACTGGCTCAGCAGCATAATCTGGATCTGGTGGTCTGCGTGGCGGCCGCCCAACGCCGCGGTATTGTGGATGAGGGTGAAGCCAAGCGTAACGGCAAGGATGCTGAAAATATCGCCCCCGGGTTCCGTATTTCGGGTCTAGGGCAGTTGGTAGAGGCCGGCATCCAGGCGGATCGCCTGGTCGTGTTTGGCGACTAG
- a CDS encoding NAD(P)-binding protein: MATPTEQMNEKLSFRRFNDGDNEWDDFSEKIFREDTSYKCPTYIHKTPPCQGSCPSGEDIRGYLAIGRGQEKPPEGVERDEYMFRRSTDANPFPAMMGRVCPAPCQDGCNRNDVEDFVGINAVEQFIGDTAIEKGYKFPVGEAKDQRVAVIGGGPAGMSAAYQLRRMGYGVTIFDENEELGGMMRYGIPGYRIPRDKLDAELNRIVEMGVDLRLKTRVGRDVSVEDLEKEFDALLWALGCQSGRGLPVPGWEGTPNCVTGVAFLKAFNEGRLKVTAERVVCIGGGDTSIDVVSVARRLGYVKNMNPTDRPELVIRDGYVAHDAAVTAAAQGSDVTLTSLFTKDKMMAAEHEVQDATTEGVTILDGVMPLEVIVGEDGRATGLKVCDCTMDGMKPIPVEGTERVLEADLIVSAIGQGGDMSGLEDLANERNLIDADKFFQVPGKEGHFVAGDIIRPHLLTTAIGQASIAAESIDHFLRREEQVKRPKVDVHHFDLLEKLHEAGKDPEPFDPTVGDQRGTSTANYAVHNFENRAEQEVIPSSELFLGHFSFTPRNKRSEEVPSAEVVLGHFHERLHPYSEEQMVAEAKRCMSCGMCFECDNCVVFCPQDAVFRVKKTEATTGRYVDTDYNKCIGCHVCSDVCPTGYIQMGLGE, translated from the coding sequence ATGGCAACTCCTACGGAACAGATGAACGAAAAACTGAGTTTCCGTCGCTTTAATGATGGCGATAACGAGTGGGACGATTTTAGTGAGAAGATCTTCCGGGAAGATACCTCTTACAAATGCCCAACCTATATCCATAAAACTCCGCCCTGCCAGGGAAGCTGCCCCTCCGGTGAGGATATCCGGGGTTATCTTGCGATCGGTCGTGGTCAGGAGAAGCCGCCCGAGGGTGTTGAGCGTGACGAGTACATGTTCCGTCGCTCCACCGACGCCAACCCCTTCCCGGCTATGATGGGTCGGGTCTGTCCGGCGCCCTGTCAGGACGGCTGTAACCGTAACGATGTCGAGGACTTTGTCGGCATCAATGCCGTTGAACAGTTCATCGGTGATACGGCGATTGAGAAGGGTTACAAGTTCCCGGTTGGTGAGGCCAAGGATCAGCGCGTGGCGGTGATCGGTGGTGGCCCGGCCGGCATGTCCGCTGCGTACCAACTGCGTCGCATGGGCTACGGTGTAACGATCTTCGACGAGAACGAGGAACTGGGCGGCATGATGCGCTACGGCATCCCCGGTTACCGTATTCCCCGTGACAAGCTGGATGCAGAGCTGAACCGTATCGTGGAGATGGGCGTGGATCTGCGCCTCAAGACCCGGGTCGGCCGCGATGTGTCAGTGGAAGATCTGGAGAAAGAGTTTGATGCATTGCTCTGGGCCCTGGGTTGTCAGAGCGGCCGTGGCCTGCCGGTCCCGGGTTGGGAGGGTACACCCAACTGCGTTACCGGTGTCGCGTTCCTCAAGGCGTTCAACGAGGGTCGCCTGAAAGTGACCGCAGAGCGCGTGGTCTGTATCGGTGGTGGTGATACCTCTATCGACGTGGTCTCGGTGGCGCGTCGCCTCGGCTATGTGAAAAACATGAATCCAACCGACCGGCCCGAGCTGGTTATCCGGGATGGTTATGTCGCCCATGATGCCGCGGTCACCGCAGCTGCCCAGGGTTCCGACGTGACCCTGACCTCGCTGTTCACCAAAGACAAGATGATGGCAGCCGAGCATGAAGTGCAGGATGCCACCACCGAAGGTGTCACCATCCTGGATGGCGTCATGCCGCTGGAGGTGATTGTCGGTGAAGATGGCCGGGCTACCGGACTCAAGGTGTGTGACTGCACCATGGACGGCATGAAGCCGATTCCGGTTGAAGGGACCGAGCGGGTACTGGAAGCTGATCTTATCGTATCGGCCATCGGCCAGGGCGGTGACATGAGCGGCCTTGAGGACCTGGCCAATGAGCGCAACCTCATCGATGCCGACAAGTTCTTCCAGGTGCCGGGTAAAGAGGGACACTTCGTGGCTGGCGATATTATTCGTCCCCATCTGCTGACTACCGCTATCGGCCAGGCTTCCATTGCAGCGGAAAGCATCGACCACTTCCTGCGTCGGGAAGAGCAGGTGAAACGTCCCAAGGTGGATGTGCACCACTTCGATCTGCTGGAGAAGCTGCATGAGGCGGGCAAGGATCCCGAACCGTTTGATCCCACCGTAGGGGACCAGCGGGGTACTTCCACTGCCAACTACGCCGTGCACAATTTCGAGAACCGTGCCGAGCAGGAGGTGATCCCATCCAGTGAGCTGTTCCTGGGTCACTTCTCCTTTACGCCGCGCAACAAACGTAGTGAAGAGGTACCCTCCGCCGAGGTGGTACTGGGTCACTTCCACGAACGTCTGCACCCCTACAGCGAGGAGCAGATGGTCGCAGAGGCGAAGCGCTGCATGAGCTGTGGCATGTGTTTCGAGTGTGATAACTGCGTGGTGTTCTGTCCCCAGGATGCCGTGTTCCGGGTCAAAAAGACCGAAGCGACCACCGGTCGTTATGTTGATACCGACTACAACAAGTGCATCGGCTGCCACGTCTGCAGCGATGTCTGTCCGACCGGTTATATTCAGATGGGCCTGGGTGAGTAG
- a CDS encoding sulfur reduction protein DsrJ, whose product MGSLSGIRRFAGLVLGGALLLLTSSAFSDTAVTKGSRAAGLESCVAPTAVMRRNHMDFLKHDRNKTVHQGIRDTQFSLAECVECHATKDDAGAYKPVNAEGEFCESCHSYVAVDLTCFQCHRKTPETANANSAAMGELGSDRQGLGLLQSVDQPLSLTREELARLHAKIEGN is encoded by the coding sequence ATGGGTAGTTTATCCGGCATTAGGCGATTTGCTGGACTGGTGCTGGGAGGAGCGTTGCTGCTCCTCACCAGCAGCGCGTTCAGTGATACGGCTGTTACCAAGGGTTCCAGGGCGGCAGGCCTGGAGAGTTGCGTAGCACCCACTGCGGTGATGCGGCGAAATCATATGGATTTCCTCAAGCATGACCGAAACAAGACAGTGCACCAGGGTATCCGGGATACCCAGTTCAGCCTGGCTGAATGTGTCGAATGTCATGCTACAAAAGATGACGCGGGCGCCTATAAGCCGGTCAATGCGGAAGGTGAATTCTGCGAAAGCTGCCACAGCTATGTGGCGGTTGATCTGACCTGCTTCCAGTGCCATCGCAAGACACCGGAAACCGCTAATGCCAACAGTGCGGCCATGGGGGAACTCGGTAGTGACCGACAGGGGCTGGGCCTGTTGCAATCGGTCGACCAGCCGCTTTCGCTGACCCGGGAAGAGCTGGCCCGGCTTCATGCAAAGATTGAGGGGAACTGA
- a CDS encoding HesB/IscA family protein yields MFEITESAAEQVRNAAEQGGTEGMALRMAARMKEDGTIDYLMGFDEAKDDDLRVVTNGIEVVMEPQYATLLDEAVMDYAQLDDGELRFIFINPQDANYEPAPKSRSK; encoded by the coding sequence ATGTTTGAAATCACAGAAAGTGCTGCCGAGCAGGTACGCAATGCAGCAGAACAGGGTGGTACCGAGGGTATGGCGCTGCGCATGGCCGCGCGGATGAAGGAAGATGGCACGATCGATTATCTGATGGGTTTCGATGAGGCAAAGGATGACGACCTGCGGGTTGTTACCAATGGCATAGAGGTGGTGATGGAGCCGCAATATGCGACCCTGCTGGATGAAGCGGTGATGGACTATGCGCAACTGGATGATGGCGAACTGCGGTTTATTTTTATCAATCCCCAGGATGCCAACTACGAACCGGCACCTAAGAGCCGTTCCAAGTAG
- a CDS encoding cobyrinate a,c-diamide synthase — MPYFFISAAHKSSGKTTLSIGLTAALCRRGMQVQTFKKGPDYIDPLWLTAASGRPCENLDFFTMSRQEIADEFGRAMATADIGVIEGNKGLYDGLDLDGSNSNAALAAQLQSPVFLVIDARGMTRGIAPLILGYQAFDPEVRIAGVILNKVGGSRHEAKLCNVINHYTDLPVVGAVHNSPELIIDERHLGLMPSNESALAEKKIALLGEKVAEQVDLDRILEIAADVPAIDHPEPTEPRSYPEPLRIGYPRDRAFGFYYPGDLRKLGNQGVELVAFDTLQDSHLPPVDGLFIGGGFPEMVMDELEANVSLRGEIRDFIEQGGPVYAECGGLMYLARSMQWQGRRCEMVGAIPGDVVMHDRPQGRGYVRLEETDASPWPKVPGSSSGIAAHEFHYSALEQLDPSIRFAYRVTRGTGIDGTHDGVIYKNLLASYTHLRDVGGNHWIERFLAHVRACRK; from the coding sequence ATGCCTTATTTTTTTATCTCCGCCGCCCACAAGTCCTCCGGTAAAACGACACTCTCCATTGGCCTGACAGCCGCCCTGTGCCGTCGTGGCATGCAGGTGCAGACGTTTAAAAAAGGGCCGGACTATATCGATCCACTCTGGCTTACGGCTGCGAGCGGACGTCCCTGTGAAAACCTGGATTTCTTCACCATGTCCCGGCAGGAGATTGCGGACGAGTTCGGACGCGCCATGGCGACGGCGGATATCGGTGTTATCGAGGGCAACAAGGGTCTGTATGATGGCCTGGACCTGGATGGCAGTAACAGCAATGCGGCACTGGCTGCGCAGTTGCAATCCCCGGTATTTCTGGTGATTGATGCCCGGGGTATGACCCGGGGTATCGCGCCACTCATTCTCGGCTATCAGGCGTTTGATCCCGAGGTGCGTATTGCCGGTGTTATCCTCAATAAAGTGGGGGGGAGCCGGCACGAGGCGAAGCTCTGCAACGTCATCAACCACTATACCGATCTGCCGGTGGTGGGCGCCGTGCACAACTCTCCGGAATTGATTATCGATGAGCGCCATCTGGGACTGATGCCGAGCAACGAGAGTGCACTGGCGGAGAAGAAGATTGCACTGCTGGGGGAGAAGGTGGCCGAGCAGGTGGATCTTGATCGGATCCTGGAGATTGCTGCCGATGTGCCGGCAATCGATCACCCCGAACCAACAGAGCCCCGGTCGTATCCAGAGCCGCTGCGCATCGGCTATCCCCGGGATCGGGCATTCGGTTTCTATTACCCGGGCGATCTGCGCAAGTTGGGCAATCAGGGCGTGGAGCTGGTGGCGTTCGATACTCTGCAGGATTCCCATCTGCCGCCGGTTGATGGTCTGTTTATCGGTGGCGGCTTCCCCGAAATGGTGATGGATGAGCTGGAGGCCAACGTTTCGCTGCGTGGGGAGATCCGCGACTTTATCGAACAGGGCGGTCCGGTTTATGCGGAGTGCGGGGGGTTGATGTATCTGGCCCGCAGCATGCAGTGGCAGGGCCGGCGGTGTGAGATGGTGGGCGCCATCCCGGGCGACGTGGTAATGCATGACCGGCCCCAGGGGCGGGGTTATGTGCGTCTCGAGGAGACCGATGCCAGTCCCTGGCCGAAAGTGCCGGGCAGCAGTTCCGGTATAGCGGCTCACGAGTTTCACTACTCGGCATTGGAGCAGCTGGATCCGTCGATCCGCTTTGCCTACCGGGTGACCCGGGGTACCGGTATAGACGGGACCCATGATGGGGTTATATACAAGAATCTGCTGGCCAGTTATACCCACCTGCGGGACGTGGGTGGCAATCACTGGATTGAACGTTTCCTGGCGCATGTACGCGCCTGCAGGAAGTAA
- the dsrO gene encoding sulfate reduction electron transfer complex DsrMKJOP subunit DsrO — MSINNDQPDLQRRNFIGKTVLAAGAATVAPGVMLTVANAGSEEGVSSDVRWGMLIDTNKCADGCTACVEACNKENGIDLIQRPEGQSDEMWDAQRPQWIRKVKLRDTQTGEVSNLPMMCQHCEHPPCVDVCPTGASFKRADGIVMVDRHICIGCRYCMMACPYKARSFIHQNVAEQLTGAPRGKGCVESCNLCANRIDEGQETTACQDACNQEGHKAILFGDLKNPQSEIAQALKTHHSRQIRADLELNTGVRYTNV, encoded by the coding sequence ATGAGCATTAACAATGACCAGCCTGATCTGCAGCGACGTAATTTTATCGGCAAGACCGTATTGGCAGCAGGTGCCGCCACTGTAGCGCCCGGCGTGATGCTGACAGTTGCCAATGCCGGCTCGGAGGAGGGAGTCTCCAGTGATGTTCGCTGGGGCATGCTGATCGACACCAACAAATGCGCAGATGGTTGCACCGCCTGTGTTGAAGCCTGTAATAAGGAGAATGGTATCGATCTTATCCAGCGCCCTGAGGGGCAGTCGGATGAAATGTGGGATGCGCAGCGGCCGCAGTGGATTCGTAAGGTGAAGTTGCGTGATACCCAGACCGGCGAAGTCTCCAATTTACCGATGATGTGTCAGCACTGCGAGCATCCGCCCTGTGTGGATGTCTGTCCCACCGGTGCTTCGTTCAAGCGTGCCGACGGCATCGTCATGGTGGATCGGCATATCTGTATCGGTTGTCGCTACTGCATGATGGCGTGCCCCTACAAGGCACGTTCGTTCATCCACCAGAATGTGGCGGAGCAGCTGACCGGCGCCCCGCGCGGCAAGGGTTGCGTAGAGTCATGCAACCTCTGTGCGAATCGGATAGACGAGGGGCAGGAGACCACTGCCTGCCAGGATGCCTGCAATCAGGAAGGACATAAGGCCATCCTGTTCGGTGATCTGAAAAATCCGCAAAGCGAAATTGCTCAGGCGCTGAAAACCCATCACAGTCGCCAGATTCGGGCTGATCTGGAACTGAATACCGGTGTCCGGTACACCAATGTCTGA